One genomic segment of Amycolatopsis sp. Hca4 includes these proteins:
- a CDS encoding DUF4352 domain-containing protein, whose translation MKLLPAVVALALLTGCQAAQPSAPAPTTYELPPRPVRPDETALKVPPAKNGDTEFDLIGLASGLPSITGSHAEMLPKGQYVRLRLVITNTGTSSVLFDTKRQLLVDDQGGTHPSDEQAMLIKRQPAQFDLGHGVRVEFDLYWDIPKDRKPAALRAFGGPTITDMKNANGTDIKL comes from the coding sequence GTGAAGCTGCTGCCGGCCGTCGTGGCCCTCGCCCTCCTGACAGGCTGCCAAGCGGCGCAGCCGAGCGCGCCCGCGCCCACCACCTACGAGCTGCCTCCGCGACCCGTGCGGCCCGACGAGACCGCCCTCAAGGTGCCGCCCGCCAAGAACGGCGACACCGAGTTCGACCTGATCGGCCTCGCCTCCGGGCTGCCCAGCATCACCGGGAGCCACGCCGAGATGCTCCCCAAGGGCCAGTACGTGCGCCTGCGGCTGGTGATCACCAACACCGGCACCTCGAGCGTCCTGTTCGACACGAAACGCCAGCTCCTGGTCGACGACCAGGGCGGCACCCACCCCTCGGACGAGCAGGCCATGCTGATCAAGCGCCAGCCCGCCCAGTTCGACCTCGGCCACGGCGTGCGCGTCGAATTCGACCTCTACTGGGACATCCCCAAGGACCGGAAGCCGGCGGCGCTCAGAGCCTTCGGCGGGCCCACCATCACCGACATGAAGAACGCCAACGGCACCGACATCAAGCTGTGA
- a CDS encoding ANTAR domain-containing response regulator encodes MTDQATEANGAATVPQRRVLVAEDEALIRLDLVEMLREEGYEVVGEAGDGEQAISLATDLKPDLVILDVKMPKLDGIEAAAKITGDRIAPVVILTAFSQRDLVERARDAGTMAYLVKPFAKRDLVPAIELAVSRFSELQALEAEVAGLTDRLETRKVIDRAKGLLMSRQGLTEPDAFRWIQRTAMDRRTTMKAVAEAVVESIGS; translated from the coding sequence GTGACCGATCAGGCTACCGAGGCCAACGGTGCCGCCACCGTGCCGCAGCGTCGGGTGCTCGTCGCGGAAGACGAGGCTCTCATCCGGCTTGATCTCGTCGAAATGCTGCGTGAAGAGGGCTATGAGGTCGTCGGCGAGGCCGGGGATGGCGAGCAGGCCATCTCGCTCGCCACGGACCTCAAGCCCGATCTCGTGATCCTCGACGTCAAGATGCCCAAGCTCGACGGGATCGAGGCCGCCGCCAAGATCACCGGGGACCGGATTGCGCCCGTCGTCATCCTCACCGCCTTCAGCCAGCGGGATCTGGTCGAACGCGCGCGGGATGCCGGGACCATGGCCTACCTCGTCAAGCCCTTCGCCAAGCGGGACCTCGTGCCCGCCATCGAGCTCGCCGTCAGCCGGTTCTCCGAGCTGCAGGCCCTCGAGGCCGAGGTGGCCGGGCTCACCGACCGGCTCGAGACGCGGAAGGTCATCGACCGCGCCAAGGGCCTGCTGATGAGCCGCCAGGGCCTCACCGAGCCCGATGCCTTCCGGTGGATCCAGCGGACCGCCATGGACCGGCGGACCACCATGAAGGCCGTGGCCGAGGCCGTCGTCGAGAGCATCGGGAGCTAG
- a CDS encoding pentapeptide repeat-containing protein, translating into MSQSQSPASDAASGEQPMRPELTMRGSTALPKQLPKWLLPAVAVGASVVALLVLVLLLWIVKDAKLSSENLLTARLEAVKITSGVVVSAGGALALYLAVRRQQATEVDLHLRDRAQAHVEQVALDNRLHQERLAVAAENDALQRRVTDLYAKSVEQLGSRHAPVRLGAMYALERLGQENPDSRQTVVNVVSAYLRMPFRVPRSKFGLESVDATHSNLAEDDALESDSEFRQELEVRNAAQRILQTRFRVKDWRGEGDPNPLHWGTDLRIDLSGATLIDFTFAHCDAQDATFRECLFIGDARFWSSAFRGRTAFDGSIFTGEADFSRANFRDSKHVSASSFSGSTFLGVARFNGTHHGFFECIGSIFWKEASFGQLDVQSHAYFGRSVFHEHVSLDLAKNRHRTWFDGTRFLGTASMKQAVFFTGVAWDDVELAATPDLSNSVTAVERSYGISKTGSTKYDDQWPAGWRAGPWPKYRTAPGENAVWALLIRSSEES; encoded by the coding sequence ATGAGCCAGTCTCAGTCGCCGGCGTCAGATGCAGCGTCGGGCGAGCAACCGATGCGGCCTGAGTTGACCATGCGTGGTTCGACGGCCTTGCCGAAGCAGTTGCCGAAATGGCTACTTCCGGCGGTCGCGGTAGGCGCCTCGGTTGTGGCACTCCTGGTACTCGTATTGCTGCTCTGGATCGTCAAAGACGCCAAGCTTAGTAGCGAAAACCTGCTGACCGCGAGACTTGAGGCCGTGAAGATCACATCGGGCGTCGTTGTTTCTGCCGGTGGTGCACTCGCGCTATATCTCGCCGTGCGAAGGCAGCAGGCGACTGAGGTGGATCTACACTTGCGGGATCGCGCTCAAGCGCACGTTGAACAGGTCGCTCTCGACAACCGTTTGCACCAGGAGCGGCTGGCTGTGGCGGCGGAGAACGATGCATTGCAGCGACGAGTAACGGATTTGTATGCGAAGTCGGTGGAACAACTAGGTTCCCGACACGCGCCCGTTCGTCTCGGCGCGATGTATGCGTTGGAGCGGTTGGGGCAGGAGAATCCGGATTCTCGGCAGACGGTTGTAAACGTTGTATCTGCATATCTCCGCATGCCCTTCAGGGTGCCTCGATCGAAGTTTGGCCTCGAAAGTGTTGACGCCACTCATTCCAACCTGGCGGAAGATGATGCTCTAGAAAGTGATAGTGAATTCAGGCAGGAGCTTGAGGTTCGCAATGCTGCTCAGCGCATCTTGCAAACCCGCTTCCGTGTAAAAGACTGGCGCGGCGAGGGAGATCCGAATCCGTTGCACTGGGGGACCGATCTGCGTATTGACCTGTCTGGTGCGACTCTAATAGACTTTACGTTCGCTCACTGCGACGCGCAAGATGCAACCTTTCGCGAGTGTCTATTTATAGGTGATGCAAGGTTCTGGTCATCCGCCTTCAGGGGGCGGACGGCTTTTGATGGGTCGATATTCACTGGTGAAGCCGATTTTTCCCGGGCCAACTTCCGCGACAGTAAGCATGTAAGTGCTAGTAGCTTTAGTGGCTCGACATTTCTCGGGGTGGCGCGATTTAATGGTACGCACCACGGGTTCTTTGAGTGTATTGGGTCAATCTTTTGGAAAGAAGCTTCTTTTGGCCAGCTTGACGTCCAGTCCCACGCGTACTTCGGTCGATCAGTATTTCATGAACACGTGTCGCTTGATCTTGCAAAAAATAGGCATCGTACATGGTTTGATGGGACCCGTTTTCTGGGAACGGCTTCAATGAAGCAGGCGGTTTTCTTTACTGGTGTTGCTTGGGATGATGTTGAATTGGCTGCCACTCCTGACCTGTCTAACAGTGTGACTGCCGTAGAGCGGAGCTATGGCATCTCGAAGACAGGTAGTACGAAGTATGATGATCAGTGGCCTGCCGGTTGGCGAGCGGGTCCGTGGCCCAAGTATCGGACGGCCCCGGGCGAGAACGCAGTTTGGGCACTGCTGATCCGCTCGTCCGAGGAGTCATAG
- a CDS encoding integrase encodes MPSPPPLKAILHTHLTTLGTATDGRLFRNLTGGDLAESTVGRVWDKALKAAFSDDEYASPLAKRPYDLRHACVSTWLAAGVPSTQCAEWAGHSVAVLHQIYAKVIAGLESAAHDRIEKVLDWRGDDGSDG; translated from the coding sequence GTGCCGTCGCCACCGCCGCTGAAGGCGATCCTGCACACGCACCTGACCACGCTCGGCACGGCGACCGACGGGCGGCTGTTCCGGAACCTGACTGGGGGAGACCTGGCCGAGTCCACGGTCGGCCGAGTCTGGGACAAGGCGCTCAAGGCGGCGTTCTCGGACGACGAGTACGCCTCTCCGCTGGCAAAGCGTCCTTACGACCTCCGGCACGCCTGTGTGTCGACCTGGCTGGCCGCCGGGGTGCCCTCTACGCAGTGCGCGGAGTGGGCCGGCCACTCCGTCGCCGTCCTGCATCAGATCTACGCCAAGGTGATCGCCGGCCTGGAGTCGGCCGCCCATGACCGCATCGAGAAGGTGCTCGACTGGCGGGGCGACGACGGTTCAGACGGCTAA
- a CDS encoding HEAT repeat domain-containing protein, with amino-acid sequence MRQSTDEVARAILEYYDLPADPAAPFEDWTGAAGLSHREVVDRIAGDPGFLAARIAEVKNDPALPQYREEASGLLASLTEAGFPVLRVEHLYRLRLNGKMLDYKAQVPLLVEWLDRTDYFPLVSELVRALSFGFAKKQARPLFLRLFRDLPELRGAAGHEVTESDREDLRWAIGLGLAGFAEPAVADEYLDLVADPKYGSARSELVNALPKLKDDRAAAVAMGLLDDPSVAHMAVRTLAKLNHAEAKPRIQALLDDPPSTWDDNDVYNVRTEARKALKKLG; translated from the coding sequence GTGCGTCAGTCCACGGATGAGGTCGCCCGGGCGATCCTGGAGTACTACGACTTGCCCGCGGACCCCGCGGCGCCGTTCGAGGACTGGACCGGTGCCGCGGGGCTGTCCCACCGCGAGGTGGTCGACCGCATCGCCGGCGACCCGGGTTTCCTGGCCGCCCGGATCGCCGAAGTCAAGAACGATCCGGCCCTGCCGCAGTACCGCGAGGAGGCGAGCGGCCTGCTCGCCTCCCTCACGGAGGCCGGGTTCCCCGTCCTGCGGGTCGAGCACCTGTACCGGCTGCGGCTCAACGGGAAGATGCTCGACTACAAGGCCCAGGTGCCGCTCCTGGTGGAGTGGCTGGACCGAACGGACTACTTCCCACTGGTGAGTGAGCTGGTGCGGGCGTTGTCGTTCGGCTTCGCCAAGAAGCAGGCCCGGCCGCTGTTCCTCAGGCTGTTCCGCGATCTGCCCGAGCTGCGCGGAGCGGCTGGGCACGAGGTCACGGAGTCCGACCGGGAAGACCTGCGTTGGGCGATCGGCCTGGGCCTGGCCGGATTCGCCGAGCCCGCGGTCGCCGACGAGTACCTGGACCTCGTGGCGGACCCGAAGTACGGCTCCGCCCGGTCGGAGCTGGTCAACGCGTTGCCGAAACTCAAGGACGACCGTGCCGCGGCGGTGGCCATGGGTCTGCTGGACGATCCTTCGGTCGCGCACATGGCCGTCCGGACCCTGGCCAAACTGAACCACGCGGAGGCGAAGCCCCGGATCCAGGCCCTGCTGGACGATCCTCCGTCCACCTGGGACGACAATGACGTCTACAACGTCAGGACCGAGGCCCGCAAGGCGCTGAAGAAGCTGGGCTGA
- a CDS encoding polymorphic toxin-type HINT domain-containing protein, translating to MALAAGLVEGLAVPPVAAAAPAADQPSERAQVVQLWKTGGAGVEAAAEAALTGTDEDVHRFLTADLAAVQDNDLWNEIGRFMLLGGANTRTAATAALDGNTDAKRQFLAGGWQAPWKEDIRGKVGQVMAAAPVGSNVRTEGSRALDSDNVDTMLKFLSTGKDDAQDADDTIQVGRLMSAAGRGTRVWEAAQRALDGTIEDIHEFLRQGYQVAVQRDQEVLSVKSLAELAKQAGDQAALQTQTAKDAADAAIAAAAKAKEAAERAKRETDAAQGDADRAAQAAGRAAEGARRAAEAAQSAISAAATANEAARIAANAASKAAAAAVAAGQAAARARDAAVQAGLDHGKADAARDAARTARQVAEAAETAAKASEAAGNAATAAGNAATAAGSAGANADAAAFAAGQAYQAALAAGANVAEAKAAADRARRAAAEANRASAAAKNIAAGAAQAAREARDAATSAAAHARAAADAADEAANAAWQADQAATKAETAAADADLAAKEAQDAVDTATRIAETARKADAERLAQEKAAAIAEAQDAKAEEDEAAAKAEWKAGRAVELDAEAQRLLTEARDPATSPAKVIENGRKAAARLGKSGGPWTRAAAEAALSGGEPDVKIFVATGQQLAAANDDRASVGAIADTTAKIPQRQAAITALGGDDAHVQEFLRTRAYPGQFDDLLSEVRQIMLAAKDGSNVRTQASRAIDTNQVDALRAFLDTGQYVARDEDNRNEFRAVMACGDKCPEVNAVAQAALEGPASRFRRILDVEIPRARQRDADTAVHVAEIDGYLSNAGQSAATARSNAAKAHEFAARARSAADDAQEYANEAQRQATKAAEFAQQAKDSADAAQRSADQAAESARQAAAAAAQANQAANSAAKSLAQAQVSASKANDYAADAAASAETARSEALAANKSAGEAADEAAKAQKIAADKKLAEDQQKRTADEQRRQDQANNPNVGQPGTATDDDNEVLTGNDEDVLRLEGGQAAVDEYRKAMSDADKGVLDWILENGGKVILDIIGWEDARKCFTEGDIGGCIFTALNAIGPIRALKVAFKLPEAFSASVKLVSGFHRFREAVAAGRVVVDRLGGKLRDVYQWLKNPCGPNSFTPDTLVLLADGSVKAIGAIRLGDVVLATDPATGQTEGRPVTQLIPGSGEKNLVDITVTGGGTVTATEGHPFWVDGKGWREAKDLGVRDKLRQPDGHWVTVTATHHWTAHQDVDNLTVDDIHTFYVVVGGVPVLVHNSGAKVCAIGAAGEAKIASITGLPKNTLKIKINNRDRIPDFLTRDAAGKTSYIGDSKNVAYQYLSTQLKDYMDEAARGGVKLQLFVRQRVNGKPGTVLSGPLQDLVNQGKIILHEVI from the coding sequence GTGGCGCTGGCCGCCGGACTGGTCGAGGGGTTGGCCGTACCGCCGGTCGCGGCCGCCGCACCGGCCGCGGACCAGCCCAGCGAGCGCGCGCAGGTGGTGCAGCTGTGGAAGACCGGTGGAGCAGGCGTGGAGGCGGCGGCCGAAGCCGCGCTCACCGGGACCGATGAGGACGTGCACCGGTTCCTCACCGCCGACCTGGCCGCGGTGCAGGACAACGATCTCTGGAACGAGATCGGCCGGTTCATGTTGCTGGGCGGTGCGAACACGCGCACCGCGGCGACCGCCGCGCTCGACGGGAACACCGACGCCAAGCGGCAGTTCCTCGCCGGTGGCTGGCAGGCGCCGTGGAAGGAAGACATCCGCGGCAAGGTCGGCCAGGTGATGGCCGCGGCCCCGGTCGGCAGCAACGTCCGGACCGAGGGCAGCCGCGCACTCGACAGCGACAACGTCGACACGATGCTGAAGTTCCTCAGTACCGGAAAGGACGACGCGCAGGACGCCGACGACACCATCCAAGTCGGCAGGCTGATGTCCGCTGCCGGCCGGGGCACCCGGGTGTGGGAGGCCGCCCAGCGTGCGCTCGACGGCACCATCGAGGACATCCACGAGTTCCTCCGGCAGGGCTACCAGGTCGCGGTCCAGCGCGACCAGGAGGTGTTGTCGGTCAAGTCGCTGGCCGAGCTGGCCAAGCAGGCCGGTGACCAGGCCGCGCTGCAGACGCAAACCGCCAAGGACGCCGCCGACGCCGCCATCGCGGCCGCCGCCAAGGCCAAGGAGGCGGCCGAGCGCGCCAAGCGGGAAACCGATGCGGCACAAGGCGATGCCGACCGCGCCGCGCAGGCGGCCGGACGGGCCGCGGAGGGCGCGCGCCGGGCCGCGGAGGCCGCGCAGAGCGCGATCAGCGCGGCCGCCACGGCCAACGAGGCGGCCCGCATCGCGGCCAACGCGGCGAGCAAGGCCGCGGCCGCGGCGGTCGCCGCCGGGCAGGCCGCCGCGCGGGCCCGGGACGCCGCCGTCCAGGCCGGCCTGGACCACGGTAAGGCGGATGCCGCACGGGACGCGGCCCGCACCGCACGTCAGGTCGCCGAAGCGGCGGAGACGGCCGCGAAGGCCTCCGAGGCGGCCGGCAACGCCGCGACCGCCGCCGGGAACGCGGCGACAGCGGCCGGCAGTGCCGGCGCGAACGCCGACGCCGCCGCTTTCGCCGCCGGGCAGGCGTACCAGGCCGCGCTCGCGGCCGGTGCGAACGTGGCCGAGGCCAAGGCCGCCGCGGACCGCGCCCGCCGGGCCGCCGCCGAGGCCAACAGGGCCTCGGCGGCGGCGAAGAACATCGCCGCCGGGGCGGCCCAGGCCGCCCGCGAAGCCCGGGACGCCGCCACGTCCGCCGCCGCGCACGCCAGGGCCGCCGCCGACGCGGCCGATGAGGCCGCGAACGCCGCGTGGCAGGCCGACCAGGCCGCGACCAAGGCGGAAACCGCCGCTGCCGACGCCGACCTGGCGGCCAAGGAGGCCCAGGACGCGGTGGACACGGCGACCCGGATCGCCGAGACCGCGCGCAAGGCCGACGCCGAACGGCTTGCCCAGGAGAAGGCGGCCGCGATCGCCGAGGCCCAGGACGCCAAGGCCGAAGAGGACGAGGCCGCGGCCAAGGCCGAGTGGAAGGCCGGCCGTGCGGTCGAGCTGGACGCCGAGGCGCAGCGGCTGCTGACCGAGGCCCGTGACCCGGCCACCTCACCCGCCAAGGTGATCGAGAACGGCCGCAAGGCCGCCGCCCGGCTGGGCAAGTCCGGCGGCCCGTGGACCCGTGCCGCCGCCGAGGCGGCACTGTCCGGCGGCGAACCGGACGTGAAGATCTTCGTCGCGACCGGTCAGCAGCTCGCGGCCGCGAACGACGACCGGGCCAGCGTCGGCGCCATCGCGGACACCACCGCGAAGATCCCGCAGCGGCAGGCCGCGATCACCGCGCTGGGCGGTGACGACGCGCACGTCCAGGAGTTCCTGCGCACCCGCGCCTACCCGGGCCAGTTCGACGACCTGCTGAGTGAGGTCCGCCAGATCATGCTGGCGGCCAAGGACGGCTCGAACGTCCGCACCCAGGCCAGCCGGGCCATCGACACCAACCAGGTGGACGCGCTGCGCGCGTTCCTGGACACCGGCCAGTACGTGGCCCGCGACGAAGACAACCGCAACGAATTCCGTGCGGTGATGGCCTGCGGCGACAAGTGTCCCGAGGTCAACGCGGTCGCGCAGGCCGCGCTGGAGGGCCCGGCGTCCCGGTTCCGGCGCATCCTCGACGTGGAAATCCCGCGGGCGCGGCAGCGCGACGCCGACACCGCGGTGCACGTCGCGGAGATCGACGGCTACCTGTCGAACGCCGGCCAGTCGGCGGCGACCGCCCGGTCCAACGCGGCCAAGGCGCACGAGTTCGCCGCACGGGCCCGGTCCGCGGCCGACGACGCGCAGGAGTACGCGAACGAGGCCCAGAGGCAAGCCACCAAGGCCGCCGAGTTCGCCCAGCAGGCCAAGGACTCGGCGGACGCGGCGCAGCGGTCGGCCGACCAGGCGGCCGAGTCGGCCCGTCAAGCCGCGGCCGCCGCGGCGCAGGCCAACCAGGCCGCCAACTCGGCCGCGAAGTCGCTCGCGCAGGCGCAGGTCTCGGCCAGCAAGGCCAACGACTACGCCGCCGACGCGGCCGCGTCGGCCGAGACAGCCAGGTCCGAGGCGCTGGCGGCGAACAAGTCAGCGGGCGAAGCGGCTGACGAGGCGGCCAAGGCGCAGAAGATCGCCGCGGACAAGAAGCTGGCCGAGGACCAGCAGAAACGCACCGCGGACGAGCAGCGCAGGCAGGACCAGGCCAACAACCCGAACGTCGGCCAGCCCGGCACGGCCACCGACGACGACAACGAGGTCCTGACCGGCAACGACGAGGACGTGCTGCGGCTCGAGGGCGGCCAAGCGGCCGTCGACGAGTACCGCAAGGCGATGAGCGACGCCGACAAGGGGGTCCTGGACTGGATCCTGGAGAACGGCGGCAAGGTCATCCTCGACATCATCGGCTGGGAGGACGCCCGCAAGTGCTTCACCGAGGGTGACATCGGCGGCTGCATCTTCACCGCGCTCAACGCGATCGGCCCGATCCGCGCGCTGAAGGTCGCGTTCAAGCTGCCCGAAGCCTTCTCCGCCAGCGTCAAGCTGGTCAGCGGCTTCCACCGGTTCCGCGAGGCGGTCGCGGCCGGCCGTGTGGTGGTCGACAGGCTCGGCGGCAAGCTGCGGGACGTCTACCAGTGGCTGAAGAACCCGTGTGGTCCCAACAGTTTCACCCCGGACACACTGGTGCTGCTGGCCGACGGCTCGGTCAAGGCGATCGGGGCCATCCGCCTCGGTGACGTGGTCCTGGCGACCGACCCGGCGACCGGGCAGACCGAGGGCCGGCCGGTGACCCAGCTCATCCCCGGTTCGGGTGAGAAGAACCTGGTCGACATCACGGTCACCGGCGGCGGCACGGTCACGGCCACCGAAGGCCACCCGTTCTGGGTGGACGGCAAGGGGTGGCGTGAGGCCAAGGACCTCGGGGTCCGGGACAAGCTGCGGCAGCCCGACGGCCACTGGGTCACGGTCACGGCGACCCACCACTGGACCGCGCACCAGGACGTCGACAACCTCACGGTCGACGACATCCACACGTTCTACGTCGTGGTCGGCGGCGTCCCGGTGCTGGTGCACAACTCCGGCGCGAAGGTCTGTGCCATCGGCGCGGCCGGCGAGGCGAAGATCGCTTCGATCACGGGGCTGCCCAAGAACACCCTGAAGATCAAGATCAACAATCGGGACCGGATCCCGGACTTCCTGACCCGCGACGCGGCCGGCAAGACGAGTTACATCGGCGACTCGAAGAACGTCGCCTACCAGTACCTGTCGACGCAGCTGAAGGACTACATGGACGAGGCCGCGAGGGGCGGGGTCAAACTGCAGCTGTTCGTGCGTCAGCGGGTGAACGGCAAGCCGGGTACCGTTCTGTCCGGTCCGCTGCAGGATCTGGTCAACCAAGGCAAGATCATCTTGCACGAAGTCATCTGA
- a CDS encoding catechol 1,2-dioxygenase: MFADLRRAVDDVILKHQVTLDELLAAIDWLQQVAEAGELPSASILFYKTVLKGTAGAPYAHPEKDGASHWEMEGPAHRPGAPVRQSPAVLPMRPDEPGEPLIVSGTVRTTTGSPLPGAALEIWQIDANNVYSGMDTSDFAPLNIPNDATGIPPGNLRARIIADSDGHYEFRTVMPGLETFGIPAESPLATLTQALRLEGTRPRHIHSIVTAEGCLPLTTQIYFDGDPLVESTIEGTVPAEAVKTTTRHEDHHARGLDQPYRTLTYDFVLRPV, encoded by the coding sequence GTGTTCGCCGACCTGCGCCGCGCGGTCGACGACGTCATCCTCAAGCACCAGGTCACGCTCGACGAATTGCTCGCCGCCATCGACTGGCTCCAGCAGGTGGCGGAGGCAGGCGAGCTGCCATCGGCGAGCATCTTGTTCTACAAGACGGTCCTCAAAGGAACCGCGGGGGCACCCTACGCCCACCCGGAAAAGGACGGCGCGAGCCACTGGGAGATGGAGGGGCCCGCCCACCGTCCCGGAGCACCGGTCCGCCAAAGCCCCGCGGTGCTGCCGATGCGGCCCGACGAGCCCGGCGAGCCGCTCATCGTGTCCGGAACGGTCCGCACCACCACAGGAAGCCCATTGCCCGGCGCGGCGCTGGAGATCTGGCAGATCGACGCGAACAACGTCTATTCCGGGATGGACACCAGTGATTTCGCGCCCCTGAACATCCCCAACGACGCCACCGGAATTCCGCCCGGCAACCTCCGCGCAAGAATCATCGCCGACAGCGACGGCCATTACGAATTCCGCACGGTGATGCCCGGCCTCGAGACCTTCGGCATCCCTGCGGAGAGCCCTCTCGCGACGTTGACGCAAGCCTTGCGCCTGGAGGGCACCCGCCCCCGGCACATCCATTCGATCGTGACCGCGGAGGGCTGCTTACCGCTGACCACCCAGATCTACTTCGACGGCGACCCGCTCGTCGAAAGCACGATCGAAGGAACGGTCCCGGCCGAGGCGGTCAAGACGACCACCCGCCACGAAGACCACCACGCTCGTGGTCTGGACCAGCCCTACCGGACTCTCACGTACGACTTCGTCCTCCGCCCCGTCTGA
- a CDS encoding NADPH-dependent FMN reductase, which translates to MSDLKLAIVLGSTRPGRNGAAVADWVLTRAKERTGADYELVDLLDHPLPHLDEPIPASAGKYAGEHTKAWAATIARFDGFVFVTPEYNHSTSAVLKNAIDYLYREWNNKAAAFVSYGSLGGARAIEHLRAICSELQLAHVRQQLSFSLVNDFRNHTTFTPAPAHDQAATILFDQLESWAGALKTVRN; encoded by the coding sequence ATGAGCGACCTGAAGCTCGCGATCGTCCTCGGCAGCACCCGCCCCGGCCGCAACGGCGCAGCCGTGGCCGACTGGGTCCTGACCCGGGCCAAGGAGCGCACCGGCGCCGACTACGAGCTGGTCGACCTGCTCGACCACCCGCTGCCGCACCTGGACGAGCCGATCCCGGCCAGCGCCGGCAAGTACGCCGGCGAACACACGAAAGCCTGGGCCGCGACGATCGCCCGGTTCGACGGCTTCGTCTTCGTCACCCCCGAGTACAACCACTCGACGTCCGCGGTGCTGAAGAACGCCATCGACTACCTCTACCGCGAATGGAACAACAAGGCCGCGGCCTTCGTCTCCTACGGTTCACTGGGCGGAGCCCGTGCGATCGAGCACCTGCGCGCGATCTGCAGCGAACTGCAGCTCGCCCACGTCCGCCAGCAGCTGTCGTTCTCCCTGGTGAACGACTTCCGCAACCACACGACGTTCACCCCCGCGCCCGCGCACGACCAGGCGGCCACGATCCTGTTCGACCAGCTCGAATCCTGGGCCGGCGCCCTCAAGACGGTCCGGAACTGA
- a CDS encoding MarR family winged helix-turn-helix transcriptional regulator, producing the protein MPAPKDPEPRWLTDDQLAAWRGFVRLLQRLPAALETQLQQDSKLSLLEYHVLAHLSDQPGRRLRMSELATLATTELSRLSHLIGRLENRGFVRREPDPENGRYTLAVLTEAGHAHLVSAAPAHVAQVLTLFVDVLTPHELRTLHRISAKVLDRVESGPAAERISS; encoded by the coding sequence ATGCCTGCTCCGAAGGACCCCGAGCCCCGCTGGCTCACCGACGACCAGCTGGCGGCGTGGCGCGGGTTCGTGCGACTCCTGCAGCGCCTGCCCGCGGCGCTGGAAACGCAGCTCCAGCAGGACTCGAAGCTCAGCCTGCTCGAGTACCACGTCCTGGCGCACCTGTCCGACCAGCCCGGGCGCCGCCTGCGGATGAGCGAGCTCGCCACCCTGGCCACCACGGAGCTGTCCCGGCTCTCCCACCTCATCGGCCGGCTGGAGAACCGCGGCTTCGTCCGCCGCGAGCCGGATCCCGAAAACGGGCGCTACACGCTGGCCGTGCTGACCGAGGCGGGCCACGCCCACCTCGTCAGCGCGGCGCCCGCGCACGTGGCGCAGGTCCTCACTCTGTTCGTCGACGTCCTCACCCCGCACGAGCTGCGGACCCTGCACCGGATCTCCGCGAAGGTGCTCGACCGCGTCGAGAGCGGGCCGGCGGCGGAGCGGATCAGCTCCTGA
- a CDS encoding nitroreductase/quinone reductase family protein, whose product MTKDLLDGEYAPSTDPATRDQVELYERTDGREGATMAGEPVVVLTMRGARSGRLRKVALMRIERDGVYAVGASAGGQARNPGWFHNLVAHPTVQLQDGPDRRLMTARVTEGAERDSRLAYADELYPFFAGLRARSIETGNREVPLVLLEPVRS is encoded by the coding sequence GTGACAAAGGATCTGCTCGACGGCGAGTACGCCCCGAGCACTGACCCCGCGACCCGTGACCAGGTCGAGCTCTACGAGCGCACCGACGGCCGCGAAGGCGCGACGATGGCGGGCGAACCCGTCGTCGTGCTGACCATGCGGGGCGCCCGTTCGGGCAGGCTGCGCAAGGTCGCGCTGATGCGCATCGAGCGGGACGGCGTCTACGCCGTCGGCGCCTCGGCCGGCGGCCAGGCCCGCAACCCGGGCTGGTTCCACAACCTCGTGGCGCACCCGACGGTCCAGCTGCAGGACGGTCCCGACCGGCGGCTGATGACCGCCCGCGTCACGGAAGGCGCCGAGCGGGACAGCCGGCTGGCCTACGCCGACGAGCTCTACCCGTTCTTCGCCGGCCTGCGCGCCCGGAGCATCGAGACGGGCAACCGCGAGGTCCCGCTGGTCCTGCTCGAACCCGTCAGGAGCTGA